tttttacagataaaatactacatctacatctctaaaggtggtacaacaggctaatgaccagttaatataAGTCAACTACATTAGATCGTTGGCTGAATTCttaagtaatcaccaagtggggattatcacctccattaacaaaaggaataatggatctaaattgAAGACTATTCAGCAATCTGGAATGTGGTCAATGGGATGGGCGGACGAAattgccagcaacaattgcaaatacacagtggcccttgatttttttgcatatagtcACACGATCCACTCTTGAACATTTTCTACGATACATTTACAgcggcatatagaatagttttttctgtatgagtcaatatgtatttcatttccattgagttacattgtggccaatgggatgggcgGGGTAAAACatcagcaacaattgcaaatacacattgccccttaattattttgcatataatcactgtataTAGTCTCCTTGACCTTTCCTACAATACCTTCACTGTGGcttatagaatagttttttctgtatgagtcaatatgtatttcatatccattgagttacattgtggaaaaagagggtgtggaaatattgtgttgcttgAAGTAGCACACCATttcccatgattagacaggtttgtcttactctacgcattctcctgaacatttcctacattgctttctctgtggaatatttaatagtttatgagctatgaagcaatatgtattccatattcagtcatggCATTGTCTTAATTCTGCTCTTGGAATGTGTTTTGATACCCACTTTTTaacgaaattactcttaaatatgatcatatttgaattgttgtcaatgttttgagaggtacattttcttaaacaatgaaTAAACTCCATTTAGCAGTTTTAAAGTAatacgttggtctcttttattttgaaaaattccagattttcttgacccggaagtgtttctttaatgttgctcacaagacgctgatctTGTGATCAGATCTGATTGTTTTCTGTTTAGTCAGTTAGCTTTCTTGCTACATTTCTTGGACTCAAACTACGCTGTCAAAATGGCAAGTGCAGTCCTTAAATTCATATTGTTGTCGATTACATTCTCTGCTTAGATTCTCTGTTTAGTTAGTAGTATTGTATTGCAAAATATAATAGTAACGTTAGCGACCAGCTGGGCGTTGCCATAGCTAACTTAGGTTGCTGCTCGCTAATGATGTTAACCCTTCAACTTGTACTGTAACGACATGATATTATGAGTCGTTTATCTGTTTAAATTTACAAACGATTAACTGTTTAGCCACCATGGACCTAGCCCAACGTTCACTTTCGAACTAGCTAAGTTGGCCTGCTGAATTCAGCAAGCTAGTTAGGTCATTAACCTTCGTGGTTTTGTTGTGCTGTCTAATAATAGGAATCTTGATTGATGTTTTCTTCCAATAAgtactgtgacaaaatgataattcaattatattgaaaataattgttcTTTTAGGCTGAAGTAGAGGAAACACTGAAGAGAATTCAAAGTCAGAAAGGCGTACAAGGAATCATCATTGTCAATGCTGAAGGTGCTTAAATGGCTAGTTTCAGAACCACAGTCAAAACTAGAAATTATTTTACAACTATTAATTTCTTAACTGGTTAACTATgctattattgttattactttttactttatttttttgctaAATCATGgtgaaattcattatttaactacaATGATCTCCCAAAGACTATGCACAATGACCTTTTGCATTCACTGTTGTTATTCTCCACCAGGTATCCCGATCAAAACCACTCTGGACAACAGCAGCACAGTACAATATGCTGGACTCATTCATCAGTTAGTGATGAAGGCACGTAGCACAGTTAGGGATATTGACCCTCAGAATGATCTCACCTTCCTCAGAATCCGCTCCAAGAAGAATGAGATTATGATTGCTCCAGGTAACTTCTATTACTGTCTCACAGCCACATGGCCTTTCAAAAATGGTGTCCTACCTCTAAATTGATTTACTTTTGTTCATTGTGATCACATTGAAAACGCTTTGAGTTTTCAAACTCACATGGCATTCAAGCCTGATATGTTTCGTAACATATTCCACTTTTGCAGGCCATAAAATAATAGCTggttttataaaaatattttttgcaccCTAAATATATCACTAAACATATCTGTGTAATGTTAATGATATTAATAATTCGCAATGAAAGAACTTGTTCTGTATATAGACACTGAATAGTGCATTTTTGTTTATCAAAAGATtgcgccccccaccccccttttgCCTtgcaatggtttgatccactgcctcCCACCCCTGAGCCCTTAGCAGTGGCAATATGATGCAGGTGTTGCAATGTCTGCTTATTATATTTGACTTTTGGCTTGTTTTTTTCCCAGAAAGCTGCGTGGAAATATTGTAGTGGGTTGTGTTTTTTTCAGGCTTGTGTATTGTTTTGACCATGACCTGAAGTTCAAATAAAATCTTAAATTTTTTAATCTATTGTCTAGCCCTGCTCCCTACTGAAAATCTATGGGCTACTAGTAGTTGTGATTGT
This sequence is a window from Esox lucius isolate fEsoLuc1 chromosome 17, fEsoLuc1.pri, whole genome shotgun sequence. Protein-coding genes within it:
- the dynlrb1 gene encoding dynein light chain roadblock-type 1 (The RefSeq protein has 1 substitution compared to this genomic sequence) — encoded protein: MAEVEETLKRIQSQKGVQGIIIVNAEGIPIKTTLDNSSTVQYAGLIHQSVMKARSTVRDIDPQNDLTFLRIRSKKNEIMIAPDKDYFLIVIQNPSD